The Salmo salar chromosome ssa06, Ssal_v3.1, whole genome shotgun sequence genome window below encodes:
- the LOC106607215 gene encoding intercellular adhesion molecule 2, with protein sequence MVKGLFEFLTLGVLVFTGGPTHASFPLELNPPRVVVRYGDSVSVNCSTSSTDHEGMGWEATFGGTDSKQNVSIVTWTVDNLTDWTIEPICYMTLIDGKQPSKVLPVILYKPPDSVSISVLRHSGPMLEGTEYQLQCDIQNMAPLQNLVVKWYKGNEPLDKLTYSNVSKRPVDVSATLLISPSRHDDGAQYRCRAELDLGPEGPQPHPTVTSEPLDFTVFYPPTFSRPEAETLDIGVGEEITLNCTATGRPTPLYSWQSSHVKEAIFSPPSEVPGTYTCTASNQIGKISKTFTVNPKPEGGSTTFWVIIGLGLCLAVVIVIVYVVVKHRAGPNSII encoded by the exons GTGGTCCTACACATGCCTCCTTTCCTCTTGAGCTCAACCCTCCCAGAGTGGTGGTGAGATATGGAGACTCAGTCTCAGTTAACTGCAGCACATCATCCACAGACCATGAGGGGATGGGCTGGGAGGCCACATTCGGAGGTACAGATTCTAAACAAAATGTCAGCATTGTCACCTGGACTGTGGATAACCTTACTGATTGGACAATAGAACCTATATGCTACATGACTCTCATTGACGGCAAACAACCCTCAAAAGTACTTCCAGTCATTCTCTACA AGCCTCCAGACAGCGTCTCCATCTCTGTTCTGAGACACTCTGGTCCCATGTTGGAGGGGACAGAGTACCAGCTGCAGTGTGACATCCAGAACATGGCTCCTCTACAGAACCTGGTTGTGAAGTGGTACAAAGGGAATGAACCCTTAGATAAATTAACTTACAGTAACGTCAGTAAGAGACCAGTGGATGTGTCAGCTACTCTGTTGATCAGCCCCAGTAGACATGATGATGGAGCTCAGTATAGATGTAGAGCAGAACTGGACCTGGGACCAGAGGGACCACAACCCCATCCTACAGTAACATCAGAACCTCTTGATTTCACCGTATTCT ACCCCCCAACCTTTTCCAGACCTGAAGCTGAGACCCTGGACATCGGAGTGGGGGAGGAAATCACCTTAAACTGCACGGCTACTGGAAGGCCCACTCCTCTGTACAGCTGGCAGTCTTCACATGTCAAAGAAGCTATTTTCTCCCCCCCGTCCGAGGTCCCAGGAACCTACACCTGCACTGCCTCCAATCAGATAGGCAAGATCAGCAAGACATTCACTGTGAATCCCAAACCTGAAG GGGGCAGCACAACATTCTGGGTCATCATAGGATTGGGCCTGTGCCTGGCCGTTGTGATCGTGATTGTCTATGTCGTTGTCAAACACAGAGCAGGTCCCAACTCCATCATCTGA
- the LOC106607216 gene encoding hemicentin-1: protein MENYFLKWILTFCMFCTVSGEGCSLELKPSRVVVGFGEAVSVSCEASRPVRVLGWESAIGPAHTQQDRAVQWKVDSLIDWIEEPICYGVFFTAPRQCEEKLNLILYKTPDSVTISSTNHTGPMLEGKEYQLLCDVQNIAPVQYLTLRWYRGQTEVYNHSFSDLTPASPVQVSSILLITPTKADNGAQYKCVAQLDLGPEGPQPPPSVTSEPLNVSVHYPPSFLSPEAETLDISVGDEITLNCTATGSPSPVYSWQSSDPKEKMEDQPVFTSSSLLPGTYTCISCNKIGKKSKQFIIKTKS, encoded by the exons ATGGAAAACTACTTTCTAAAATGGATCCTAACCTTTTGCATGTTCTGCACCG TGTCAGGTGAAGGATGCTCTCTGGAGCTGAAACCctccagggtggtggtggggtttgGGGAGGCTGTGTCTGTCAGCTGTGAAGCCTCTCGCCCGGTGCGTGTCCTAGGCTGGGAGTCAGCCATCGGGCCAGCACACACCCAACAGGACCGGGCTGTCCAATGGAAGGTGGACAGTCTGATTGACTGGATCGAGGAGCCTATCTGCTATGGAGTCTTCTTCACTGCACCCAGACAGTGTGAGGAGAAACTCAACCTCATCCTTTACA AGACTCCAGACAGTGTCACTATCAGCTCAACAAACCACACTGGTCCCATGTTGGAGGGGAAAGAGTACCAGCTGCTCTGTGATGTCCAGAACATTGCCCCCGTTCAATACCTCACCCTGAGGTGGTACAGAGGGCAGACTGAAGTTTACAACCACTCTTTCTCTGATCTGACCCCTGCCTCCCCTGTCCAAGTATCTTCCATCCTCCTGATCACCCCAACCAAAGCTGATAACGGAGCCCAGTACAAGTGTGTGGCTCAGCTGGACTTGGGACCAGAGGGACCACAACCGCCTCCTTCAGTAACATCAGAGCCTCTCAACGTCTCTGTGCACT ACCCCCCATCCTTCCTCAGTCCTGAGGCTGAGACCCTGGACATCAGTGTGGGTGATGAAATCACATTAAATTGCACGGCTACAGGAAGCCCCAGTCCTGTGTACAGCTGGCAGTCTTCAGATCCCAAAGAGAAGATGGAGGACCAACCTGTTTTTACCTCTTCCTCCTTGCTTCCAGGGACATACACCTGCATTTCCTGTAATAAGATTGGCAAGAAGAGTAAGCAGTTCATCATCAAGACTAAGTCTTAA
- the LOC106607217 gene encoding hsp90 co-chaperone Cdc37: protein MTSRIDYSVWDHIEVSDDEDDTHPNIDTPSLFKWRHEARVERMDQSIKAGEDLEKGLAECKRKLTEAQKKTKNLSSSVTDDAKAELSKAQAEEKRLKKEERDWEKKLEDHRREEKKMPWSVDTLCKEGFSKSVMNIKPDVKEETEEQKEQKHKTFVEKYEKEIKHFGMMKRWDDSQKYLSDNPHLVCEETANYLVIMCIDLEVEEKKALMEQVAHQTIVMQFVLELAKSLKVDPRGCFRQFFAKIKTADQQYQDAFNDELESFKERVRGRAKIRIERAMKEYEEEERQKRLGPGGLDPAEVYESLPEEMQKCFDEKDIAMLQTVITKLDPTEAKVHMKRCIDSGLWVPNSRADEGDDKEEDATYEELNKEMGEQKIE, encoded by the exons aTGACAAGTAGGATAGACTACAGCGTGTGGGACCACATTGAGGTTTCAGATGATGAAGATGACACTCATCCAAACATCGATACACCCAGCCTTTTCAAATGGAGACATGAG GCGCGTGTGGAACGAATGGACCAGTCCATAAAGGCTGGTGAGGACCTTGAGAAGGGGCTAGCTGAATGTAAGCGCAAGTTGACTGAAGCACAGAAGAAGACAAAGAATCTGTCCAGTTCAGTCACGGATGATGCCAAAGCCGAGCTGAGCAAGGCACAGGCCGAGGAGAAGAGGCTGAAGAAGGAGGAGCGAGACTGGGAGAAGAAACTGGAGGACCATCGGCGGGAAGAGAAGAAGATGCCATGGAGCGTAGACACACTCTGCAAGGAGGGCTTCAGCAAG AGTGTTATGAACATTAAgccagatgtgaaggaggagacCGAGGAGCAGAAAGAGCAGAAACACAAGACCTTTGTGGAGAAGTATGAGAAAGAGATCAAACACTTTG GTATGATGAAACGCTGGGACGACAGCCAGAAGTACCTATCAGACAACCCTCACCTGGTGTGTGAGGAGACGGCCAACTACCTAGTCATCATGTGCATTGatctggaggtggaggag AAGAAAGCGCTGATGGAGCAGGTGGCTCACCAGACCATAGTGATGCAGTTCGTCCTGGAGCTGGCTAAGAGCCTAAAGGTGGATCCCCGCGGTTGCTTCCGTCAGTTCTTCGCCAAGATAAAG ACTGCAGATCAGCAGTATCAGGATGCCTTCAATGATGAGCTGGAGTCCTTTAAGGAGAGGGTGCGTGGCAGGGCCAAGATTCGGATCGAGAGGGCCATGAAGGAGTacgaagaggaggagagacagaaacgCCTGGGGCCCGGAGGACTGGATCCTGCTGAGGTGTATGAGTCCCTACCTGAG gagatgcagaaatgttttgacgAGAAGGACATTGCAATGTTGCAGACTGTTATCACTAAGCTGGACCCAACG GAGGCTAAGGTCCACATGAAGAGATGCATTGACTCTGGCCTCTGGGTCCCTAACTCACGGGCAGACGAGGGAGACGACAAGGAGGAAGACGCTACTTATGAAGAGCTGAATAAGGAGATGGGTGAACAGAAGATTGAATGA